TTAATGGTGTAAGAGAAGTAAAAGTTAATAACTCACAGCGGAAGAACAGATGGAAGTGGGAACAGGTTCAAATCAGCCTTTTTAAAACCTCGATGAGTAGTTTGAGGTTAGCCCATTCACAGACATTAGGATCTAATTTTATAAATGAACTCAAAAATATTATCATTACATTTTTGTCTGCAACTGCTGTGGTTAAAGGAGATATTACCCTTGGTATGATGTTATCTATACAATATATCGTTGGTCAACTTAATGGACCTTTAAGCAATTTTATTGGTTTTATACAATTATGGCAAGATGCAAAAATTAGTTTAGAACGTCTTAATCAAGTGCATTCACTAGAAGATGAAGATGAAAAAACTATTAAAAAAGTGTTTGAACTGCCTTCGGACAAGTCAATTTATATCAAAAACTTAAGCTTTCAATATGGTAGCAAATCTTCTCCAATGGTTTTAAAAAACCTATCGTTTACAATACCCGAAGGCAAAACCACAGCTATTGTGGGAGCAAGCGGTAGTGGTAAGACAACATTGATAAAACTACTATTAAAGTTTTATGACTTAACTACTGGAGTTATCCAAATTGGTAATATCAATTTATCAGACATTAATAATGATTCTTGGAGAAAAAGCTGTGGTGCTGTAATGCAGGAAACTTTCATTTTTAATGATACCATTGCTGGTAATATTTCAGAATCTGAACAAGGCGAAATAATTGATAACGATAAATTAAATAATGCGGTATATATATCTAATATAGAGGAGTTTATAAATAAGTCGCCAAATAAACTTAATACAGAACTAGGCACTTCTGGGATTAGATTAAGTGGTGGTCAAGGCCAAAGACTGATGATAGCACGAGCGGTTTATAAAAATCCTGAATACATATTTTTTGATGAGGCTACCAGCTCGTTAGATGCTAATAATGAAAAAATAATTATGGAGAAATTAAATGCGTTCTTAAAAGAGAAAACATCTGTAATTGTGGCACACAGGTTAAGTACTGTAAGAAATGCAGATAATATAATTGTTTTAGAAGATGGTAAAATTGTAGAACAAGGAAATCATTTAGAATTATCAGAAAAAAAGGGCAAGTATTATCAATTAGTAAAAAATCAATTGGAACTTGGTAAGTAATGGAAAATGAAGATAAAATACATGTCTACAGTGAAGAGGTTAGAGATATTCTTTCAGAACCACCTAAAACCATTATAAGTATTGGAAATACCATTGTTTTTGGTTTTATATTGGTTATTTTACTATTAGCTTATGTAATCAAATATCCAGATATTGTAACAGCAGAAGCTACGCTCACAAGCTATAATCCTCCAGATCGCGTTTATGCAAGAACATCAGGACGATTAGATAGTATTATAGTTAAAGATAATGCTATGGTAGAAAAAGGTGACCCATTGGCTATTATAGAAAACACTGCTCGATACTCAGATATCATATATTTAAAATCTATCACAGATACTTTGAACATTAAACAGTTCCAATTTGAATTTCCTTATGAAACTTGTAATAATTTAAAATTAGGAAGTATAGCTATTGACTATGCTAGCTTTGAAAACGATTTACGAAATTATCAGCAACTACTTACTCTAAAACCATATCTAGTAGAATCAGAATTCCAAGAAAGCGAACTTTTTCAGCAACAAAAAAGACTACGAAATTTGAAGGATCAATTGTCAATATCCATAAATGAATTAAAACTCGAAAAAGCTAAACTAGACCGAAATAATAAACTTTTTGAGAAAGGTGTAATTGCACAGCAAACTTTAGAAGAAGTTGAACTGATTTATCTTCAAAAACAAAAAAATCTTTCTACTATTAGAAATCAAATTTCACAAGTAGAAAGTGA
This genomic window from Flavobacterium sp. CS20 contains:
- a CDS encoding peptidase domain-containing ABC transporter; amino-acid sequence: MLKKKFPFYRQLDNKDCGPTCLRMIAKYHGKTFSREFLRDKAGITRTGVNMGGIADLAEAIELRTLGMRMSLESLVKEAPTPFIVPWRQKHFVVVHKTTQNKIYVADPANGFLTYKHNEFLNAWTNTTDKNGFVLLLEPNANFYKQEELDKTNKKGFSFLFPYLKPYKRIIYQLFLGLLVGLAIQFTLPFLTQSVVDVGVNNQDIPFIYLILIAQLVLFISQTLVNIFRDWIMLHINGRFHIKMVSDFLFKMLKLPINFFDTRNTGEHLQRITDHRRIQNFISSQTVTTLYSILLFLVFSGVLAYYDLTIFAVFIVSALFYLGWIFFFLKKRAELDFKRFDEMSQSQSSLVQIINGVREVKVNNSQRKNRWKWEQVQISLFKTSMSSLRLAHSQTLGSNFINELKNIIITFLSATAVVKGDITLGMMLSIQYIVGQLNGPLSNFIGFIQLWQDAKISLERLNQVHSLEDEDEKTIKKVFELPSDKSIYIKNLSFQYGSKSSPMVLKNLSFTIPEGKTTAIVGASGSGKTTLIKLLLKFYDLTTGVIQIGNINLSDINNDSWRKSCGAVMQETFIFNDTIAGNISESEQGEIIDNDKLNNAVYISNIEEFINKSPNKLNTELGTSGIRLSGGQGQRLMIARAVYKNPEYIFFDEATSSLDANNEKIIMEKLNAFLKEKTSVIVAHRLSTVRNADNIIVLEDGKIVEQGNHLELSEKKGKYYQLVKNQLELGK
- a CDS encoding HlyD family secretion protein; its protein translation is MENEDKIHVYSEEVRDILSEPPKTIISIGNTIVFGFILVILLLAYVIKYPDIVTAEATLTSYNPPDRVYARTSGRLDSIIVKDNAMVEKGDPLAIIENTARYSDIIYLKSITDTLNIKQFQFEFPYETCNNLKLGSIAIDYASFENDLRNYQQLLTLKPYLVESEFQESELFQQQKRLRNLKDQLSISINELKLEKAKLDRNNKLFEKGVIAQQTLEEVELIYLQKQKNLSTIRNQISQVESEIINLTTNQKNTSINQTKDELNLYRDLLISFNQLKRSIRDWELQYVLESAIEGRLSYINYWRSRQFVNQGELVFSVIPKHHGKYIIRARTMGLNTGKLKVGQKALIRLSNYPDREFGVLEGVLTDISKTPDTDGFLVLDIKLPNQLETSFGIEIEFQQEMIGTAEIITEDLRLLERLMYQFRDLFRRSDNQSIDQKT